A portion of the Zootoca vivipara chromosome 6, rZooViv1.1, whole genome shotgun sequence genome contains these proteins:
- the LOC118087696 gene encoding transcription factor HES-5-like, producing MAPSSLVFMDQNGLLTPKEKNKLRKPVVEKMRRDRINSSIEQLKHLLEKEFQRHQPNSKLEKADILEMTVDYLRQQSQQTKTLGPVHKDTQVDFTEGYSRCLQEAFQFMSRHKVHAETQAKLVSHFQRNQLSLPEAVHSASGLKHSSSKNIHTLWRPW from the exons ATGGCACCTTCCAGTCTTGTCTTCATGGATCAAAATGGCCTGCTCACCccgaaagagaaaaataaa ctTAGAAAGCCAGTGGTGGAGAAAATGCGCCGCGACCGAATCAACAGCAGCATCGAGCAGTTGAAGCATCTGCTGGAGAAGGAGTTTCAGAGGCACCAGCCCAACTCCAAGCTGGAGAAAGCCGACATCCTCGAGATGACTGTGGACTACTTGAGACAGCAGAGCCAGCAAACCAAAA CATTGGGGCCTGTTCATAAAGACACACAAGTGGACTTCACCGAAGGGTATTCCAGGTGCCTACAGGAAGCCTTCCAGTTCATGTCTCGCCACAAAGTCCACGCAGAAACTCAGGCTAAGCTCGTGAGCCACTTCCAAAGGAACCAGCTATCTCTTCCTGAAGCCGTCCACTCAGCTTCCGGGCTGAAGCACTCGTCCTCCAAGAACATTCACACTCTTTGGAGGCCCTGGTAG